CCGCAGCCACCGTTGGCGCTCCAGCTATTATCATCTTAGACGAATACACGGCGTACCAGAAGTATTCAGTTCAACGTGCTATGTACTACATACTGTATACATTGAGGAAACGTGGGCATGGCATCATTATTAGTTCGACCAGGTTAgcaaaattatgtacctactagccgatgctcgcgacttcgcccgcgtggatttaggtttttcgaaatcccgtgggaactctttgattttgcgggataaaaagtagcctatgtgctaatccaggatattatctatctccattccaaatttcagccaaatccgtctagcagtttttgcgtgaaggagtaacaaacatactacacacacacacacacacacacacacgcacacatacaaactttctcctttataatattagtgtgatacatggcattattttaaattacagaAGTATGTGAATCACGATTcactgtaaaagtttattttaatatttattttttagaagttCACTAAGACGGCTCATAAGGTAGAGCGTGAGTTGCGGAAGGGTGACAGTTGGCATAAAAATTAAGGGTCTCCATGTCACTGTCATCCTCATCACGGAACCCATACCTTCACCTTATCCCACGAGCCGCACTTACCCAAATAATCCGCCTATAGTGAACTCAAGAacttaaaagataaaactaATATCTTTGGGATCGGTTGAAAGTATTGCCTACCCTATTCAAGTGAAGATTTGTCTACTTTCTATCAAATACCTTTCTCATATTCCGATTTACTTCTTGGGCATGTTGAACTCTTCAGTTTTTTGTTTGGGCAAGGTCAATAGAAAACACGACTAACATATTCAGAAGCAGGTGTTAGGACGTGACAGGCATTAGTACCCAAGTTGGTACCTAATGTGTGAAGTTTGAACAATGTGTCGAGCCTCCTATAGGTGTTTAAAAGCTTAACAAGtaataaaagttataataattatgtgccTCCACACAGTAGCATAAGTACCTTTCGATGTTTGGTGTCAAGTACCTAGATGATCTGAAAACGGTAGATATAAGATACTTTGGGTCTTTAAACATTGGCTTGGCTTACCACAAGACTATGCGCAGCTTCGTAAAACCCATATAAAAGCGAGTTTAAAGTTGTGGCGAGACCATTCTTGTTCGACTTTTGAGGTTTAAAATGAACTGAGTTAAACTTAAAAAGCcgcaatagctcaacggttgaggagcggactgaattccgaaaggtcggcggttcaaacccccatccgttgcactattgtcgtacccactcctggcacaagctttacgcttaattggaggggaaaaaggaatattagtcatgattagcatggctaatattcttttttttttaaataaattaaaaaaaagacagCTATGTTCTCTCCTTCTCTcgtgtttttttctttcttccccgaaggatttttttttgttaattttcagTGTCGAAAGCCATTTGCCCTTGACAAATCGACTGGCAATCCTAGTGGAAGGGCACATCTATGACATAGACCAAGTGGACAACCTAGTCACTCGCTACAGTGAAAAGGGGTACACAGTTGTAGTGCATCTGAAGGACGATGTGAACGTGGAATCGATGTTCTCGAAGCACTTCAAGACTTTTGTTATCAATGATATGACTGAGGTACGAAATCTTAcataagataactataatacTTAGGTTTCAGTTACAAGAATTAatacatactagccgatgcccgcgaattcgcccgcgtagatttaggtttttcgacatcccgtgggaactctttgattttccgggataaaaagtagcctaagtatgtgctaatccaggatattatctatctccattccaaatttcagccaaatccgtctagtagtttttgcgtgaaggagtaacaaacatacacacacacatgtacacaaactttcgcctttataatattaagtgtgaattGACGACCTCCCTAGCGCAGTGATAAACGTTGTGGTCTTTttagtaggaggtcccgggttcggttCCCAGCCgagatttggaattttataatttctaaatttctggtctggtctggtgtgaGGCTTCggacgtggctagttaccaccctacaggcaaagccgtgccgccaagcgatgtagCGTTCCGGTAATGACGccgtttagaaaccaaaggagtatgggtttaatgaaaaccataccacttccaggttagcccgcttccatcttagactgtatcatcacttaccaccaggtgaccttacaacaagagtgaataggcatcttctaggtaaacgcgtcccatcttaggccacatcatcactttctatcaggtttgattatggtcaagcgtaaataaataaaaatattaataaaatctttcaCAGGTCCTAGTAAACATACAAGTGTTAGACCCGAACCTGACTTGGGCTACAATATTCGAGAAGATGGAGAAGCTACAAGCCGAGAACAGTAACGTCTATTCATACATAGTCACATCAACACCAATCGATTACGTGTACAActctatcataaactatgaattTGGACGAAAAAATTTAGTTGACGACCAAAAGTCTTTGTGTTGCAAATTCCTCTTTCCGCAAAAGCCTAAAGCGATGCCTAGTGAAGAGGTTATGGACAATCTTATGCCTTTTCAAAAAAGATTCCATATCACCAAATTGACTGAGTTACCGTGGTCTGTTATTTTTAACAGATAaactaatattaggtacatcGAAAAATAAATTACGTTAAGATCGTTCAGATAGAAGCAGGCCTTTGCGAAAATCCTtgacttttaacccccgacccaaaaagaggggtgttataagtttgacgcgtgtatctgtgtatctgtctgtggcatcgtagctcctaaacgaatgaaccgattttaatttagttttttttttgtttgaaaggtggcttgatcgagagtgttcttagctataatcgaagaaaatcggttcagccgtttgaaagttagcagctcttttttctagttttcttatagagatttttgtgtaggggttttttttttaattttgagttattctaTGATCCTTTACAACCAGATAGGTAAAGCGGTGCCTTGCCTGCCACAGAGCGATGTGGACATATTCTTAGGCGagcaatcagatttttaaacatttttataaccTGAATGAACTGTTGAACACATTATCACTCCACTCAGCTTCAGTGGACAGGCGCTATAATTAGAAGGTCATGGTTAATCTAATAGTTCTTACCCTTTCAAAAAAGATTTCATATTGCTAAGCTCACGTggtctattatttttaacagatAAACCGAAATTATGACAGTAATAATGTTATGTTAGCGCGCCCCATCTTTTGCAGTTGCCTTATTTCAAATTGCATTGACCACACCTCTTTCTTTAGTTAGGATAATATTGCACATTGAACTTTAaaaagagataacggtttcatagtgttgtctctgtcgttgagaccgaccaAACGTCTCATAGGTATGAGTGAAAGAGACGACGGTCTATGAAgcagaaatctctttctaaagtttgatATGCAATGTTAGTTAAATAAGCAAAGCTTTTTGGGTTATATAGCAAAGTAGTGAGGCATTTAAAGAaaagcataattattatgttgttGCGAAagaattaagtttattttgttagtAATGAAATAAGCATGTGTTATTACAgtaatcattatattattatgccaATAAAGGTTATGCCCCAACATTGCTGTTTTGTGAATAATTCAAATATGATATTATCAGATGCATGAAATCAAAACCACAAGTTTTAAAAACAGgattaataaaaagttaaatattgtttttggtTTCAGTAAGATGAATTCAATATCTATGGTTTTGACTTTAAACAGCTCATATAAACAAGAAGCTAATAcatacaattaataattatatcgtTATGATATTGCAGTGCTTAATACATTTACATAAAGCCAACACCAAAGCtgatatataggtaagtaactatCTTTCACAAAgttaattttttgtctgtctacaCTGCAACACATTACATGGAAATTGGCTATAGCTGCGCATCacatatttattagtataatcTTTGGTACTCCTGTCTCCTTAATAAGTCTCAGCACTATACCTTGTTCAGGAAGTCGAGCTAACACAGGGTATCTCTCTTGCACAATTGTATAGAAGTGAAAAGGACGCACTAGGATTGTGATTGGTTGTGGGTGTGACCATTGCCTATAATGTAAGCAAGCGTTTATATTGCTCACTAGCTCTTTatgtttggcacagagatagcttccatCTCGAAGATCGGCTGCATTCATGGTGCTACACACATTTCAGCCAATAGAGAGAGAATCTACTATGCTAGGAGAAGATATTAGCAGGTTTAATGTACTGTAAGATCTATGCAGCTCAGCACTTGAGCCTCTAGCCTGAGTTATATTATTCTCCAGTCTGTTGATAGTCTCTCTCATCATGGAGAATTCTGACCAGTCCTGAAAGACAAGTAAAATGTCGCACATTGTCTCACCAGGCTAGCAAATAATTACAGGTTTAATGTAAAGTAGTATGGGATCTATGCAGCTCAGCACTAGAGCCTCTAGCGTGTGTCATAATATTCTCCAGTCTGTTGGTAGTTTCTCTAATCATGGAGAAGTCAGACAAGTCCGGGAGGTCAAGAACAATGTGAGCAGAGAGACGTTTGTACACAGAGTTGGTATCTTTTTTATTTCGCCGCGCTTCCTCGTATTTTAACTGTTGCTTTAAGAATATAGCTTGCTTTAACATTTCCTGGATGTTGTTGAAGCTGGTCGCTGCACCGTCCATCGATTTCACTGcactgaaaatgaaatgaattgaaATTATAGTGCAACTCAAAACAGCTCAAACTCAGGTTTcaactaactttttttttacatatttgaGGTCCTCAGGGTAGCAAAAGAAACTAAAAGgaataattaattttctataAACACTAAATGATGATATTAGATTTGACCATGTGGacatatgttttttaaaaatcccaagggaactcttaGATATTCCAGAATAAAAGTGGCTTATGTTCTTgctcaggatgcaagctatctctgtgccaaatttcatcaaaattgattgAACAGATGGAGCATGAAAAATTGGACAAGTCAAGCAGACACACTTGCacaataagtatggattttgcaTTGCATTTTCCTTACATTGAGGCAATACATGGATGGAACTTACAATATACACATTGGCCTGCAGCTCACGCTGTGGCTAAACAGCTCTTTTCAAATTGAAGCTAGAACCTTTCCTACATACTCCTGTATTTCCAACTAGTCCAAAAATggcttattacaatatatacCCAAAATTACCTCAGAGCATACTCCACATCATAGCACCTGCCCTGCAGCTCATGCTGCAGCTTTGTGACCTCAACTCTCCTTTCCACCATGGGGGGTAGAGCCTTTCTGACGTGCTCCTGTAGTCTGTACAAAGCCAATGATGGTTCATTAGCCACTATATGCATGTTCTCTGATATCCGTTCTGCCGCTGAAATGACATGATAGATTTCatgaatattttacatttaaaaaagaCCAAATAACGGGATGCCCCGTTCGAATCTCAAGTTAACTTCGGGAGGTTCATCGAATTAGAAAGGATATACGTTAAAGAGGGGTTTAACTATCTTAAAGCGTTCATACCTTTTTTTGCTTTAGCTTCCAAGTCCGCGTCGCTTTGGTAAACAAATGCCATCGTTCCGTTTTGGTTTTGATTTGACCAGCAGATTTTATGATGAAAATTTCTTGCTTTTAAATCACGACATGCCTACATAGATATGTATgcctattattataattcacGAATACCTACTCATTGTAAGAATGAAATATGAAAGTTCATACTTGACACCCGACCGATAAAGGGAAATTCataggatttatttattttttatgtacacTTTTGTAATGCTTTATAATTGAATTCACAGaccaattagtttttttttgcttttttgctCCCTTTTCTTGTTCACTTGACACTGACACTTGACACTTCATGTCAGTGTTTCCACTTAAGGGACCCCCTCACCCTCTTTTAGGACAAATAGCAGGTTATGGTCTGTGGTTGAATTTTTTTAGGTTATTCTGGTTATTCCTTAGATCATTCAGGGTTATTCATCTGGGATTTCCAAAAGTTTTTTGCTGTCAATAAAAACCAAacattcaaaatttttatttcaatttattgaaaaaaatcgcCAAATAAGCAAAACTGCTCCTAGCAGGTACTCAGTCCTGCTATATAAGTTATAACTCAGACTGTGCTTTAACTATCTTTTATACAGGTCATCAGTACACAGTACACACGAGGTAATGTTATTTGACAGATAATGAGTTTATCTCACTATGGTgattaaaattgatattatttagtATTATCAGCTTATCTATATAATGCACTTGAAATTAAATTCAAGATCCGCTTGCCTTTGACTGTGCGCTAACCTATATTTGTGCTATTGcacttttttattcaatgtacTCCAGTTTAAATTTGAAACTTAGAGATCAGcaaagtataatttatttctttgatttagttaagtaattattttatttttagatccATTAATAACAAGTTCCTATTGTGCATTTTTATGGTGGTTTTACTATGGTAAGTTTTCTATATAGCTACCTATAACAAATTCTTTGGCCCTTGTGTATGGATTTTGCTACCTGAATATTTTGTGAATGCATGGATTAATCCAGGATTTAATAGATATAGATACTTActcattacttttttttataaaagaaattaaTCTGACATCACTGCATTTTGTGAATTTCTTAGGCAAAAAATATTCACGTAATTGATATGATGACactaagtaatattaatataaataaatattattaagagtcaaaaaatatatatttatgaaacttttgatttgaatataATGTGCTGTATAGATtctttaatgtaggtacttcaTCATGATCATAACACATCAACCAACTagccagtccactactgagaacaggtctcatctcagaatgaaaagggatTAAAATCCAGATTCCCCAAAGTCTTAATCTGCTATAATCTATAGATACAATATTCTGTCATTATGAActgtgattattattatagcagtTTATAAGTGTGTATAAAGAATACTCCTCCccttttacatttatttcatgtaagtaACAACTTTCTAAAATACccttttgtattttttcagGCCTCATACCTAAGCAGTATACTGAGCAATGTGTTAAACCCCATCTTTCCATTCAAAATGTTGTTGAGAAGTTATTCACTATGTGTTTTAATGGTGGATGTAGTATGGGTTGTAATAAATGCTATTTATGCAGTAATGCAAGCAGTTTATGAAGTGTTCAGACCTCCACCACTTAAATCTGTAGAGAACGAGACAGCCCTGGTAAGTGTTTATTATCTGTACAAATAAAAGGATTTACAATGGACCCCCCATAATCCGCTAAACGTTTGCAAGGCAGTGTCGAACTATCAAATTTGttggattatagagtactgcctaagaccccctatagtcctacaaaagagtaccttgtaatccgattTTCAAATTCGAAAAAACAGATCCAATTATAAGATTCTCCATGTTATACTTTGAAATACAAATCATACTGCCAGAGCAACGTAGTGCAATACTTCACAGTCGGTTTTAACTATTATTATCAATGTTTATCAGTATGTCCGTCCTAAAATAGTCAAATGACCCTTGGCTTTAAACAAAGTTGAAAAGATTATTTCTTGTTTAGTTGTTCATAGGAAGTTCAAAGTTATGATATTGTAATAATACatagttacataataattacaatgtCCCTTAATGATAATGAACACTCGTAAAACTCTAAAGACATAAATGTGTTAATTTGTAGatctaaaagaaaataaaacttgtTTAGTTTAGTCAATGTAGATCAATATTGTAGATCTTGGCAATAAATCTATACAAGCCAGGGCCATAATATGTCATGTGTGTTGCAGTTAAGATGTCTACCTAATATTCAGGGTCTAGGATTTAATCCCGGGCAGCGGGCTAacacctcttccttttttttaaatattatgtatgtttaagcaattaaatgagAAGGGAATCGCAAAAGATTgtaaggaaatctgcatacctgagaattttgttataatgttctattaggtatgtgaagtctCCAATCTGCCTTTggtcagcatggtggactaaggcctgctcagtagtgggccgtcaATGGGTtgagaatgatgatgatgatgatgatgattgagtAACATAGTTCGCTTAGTTCAAATGCAGTTAAAGCTGCTTAACATTTATTCttagttaaattttttatgtttcAGATTGTAGGATCAGGCAGAGGGGTTGGTCGTGAAATAGCAATCCAACTAGCTTACCTCGGTGCCAGAGTAGTCTGCGTAGACCATAACGAATGCAATAACAACAAAACTGTCTCTTACATAAAACGGAAAGGCGGCACTGCCCTAAGTTATACCTGTGACATCACGAAGAAGGAAAACGTGGTTCATTTAGCAGAACAGATAAGGAATGAAGTCGGTTTCATCAGTATGGTATTCTATTGCTGCGGCATTCCAAGCCCAAGGTCTCTGATAACTCAGCCGCCTCAAGATATTCATGATACTTTGGATCTAACTTTAACTTCTTACTTTTGGGTAAGTAAATCACAACAATATTATAACTTACATTTAAAAGCTTGTATATCTGCTACTTTTGTTGAATACCAATCCTAACTTGGTAtggtggtagatgcttttgacgattcaaaagtatgtacttgtaaaagtctaattgaataaaaatattttgaatttgaatttattcatatgaatattataaatgcgaaagtgtgtctgtctttctgtcattctggtttttttttaaattccgtgagaactttgatttccgagataaaaagttacctatgtcaatttttgggatgtaagctacctgTGTAGTACACAGTGTGtaccatataaatcggttaaacagatggagctttaagaatcccgttggaactctttgattttcctgtgttccccaggatgtaagctaactatgatatttcatcaaaattggttaaactgttgggccgtgataaGCTAGCAGGCTTAGTAATACATACACAAGGGTGTATGTATTACTAAGCCTGCATGGAACCCTACAAAGAGAGAATTTTGCTTTACAGATAATAGACAACTTCATGCCAGAAATGAAAACAAGGAATCATGGCCACATAGTAGCTTTGACTTCAGTAGCTGGTCTCAGTCACATCAAGCACCAGATGCCTTTGAGCGTGGCTCAGTTCGCTGTCCAGGGTCTGGCCGAGTCTCTGATGGAAGACCTCAGGATCAACAAGATTAACGGGGTTCATGTCACATTGACGCATATCTATCCGTTCATCGTAGAAGACAGTTCAGATTTGAGGATGAAGTAAGTATAATCTTTTAAATATAGCTCAAGGTGagaggagaaactgactgaccgACATAAGCACCAGATGCCTTTGAGCGTGGCTCAGTTTGCTGTCCAGGGTCTGGCCGAGTCTCTGATGGAAGACCTCAGGATCAACAAGATTAATGGGGTTCATGTCACATTGACGCATATCTATCCATTCATCGTAGAAGACAGTTCAGATTTGAGGATGAAGTAAGTATAATCTTTCAAATATAGCTCCAGGTC
This genomic stretch from Maniola jurtina chromosome 2, ilManJurt1.1, whole genome shotgun sequence harbors:
- the LOC123876504 gene encoding BLOC-1-related complex subunit 8 homolog; the protein is MAFVYQSDADLEAKAKKAAERISENMHIVANEPSLALYRLQEHVRKALPPMVERRVEVTKLQHELQGRCYDVEYALSAVKSMDGAATSFNNIQEMLKQAIFLKQQLKYEEARRNKKDTNSVYKRLSAHIVLDLPDLSDFSMIRETTNRLENIMTHARGSSAELHRSHTTLH
- the LOC123876472 gene encoding epidermal retinol dehydrogenase 2-like isoform X1, whose product is MSLSHYDPLITSSYCAFLWWFYYVFFQASYLSSILSNVLNPIFPFKMLLRSYSLCVLMVDVVWVVINAIYAVMQAVYEVFRPPPLKSVENETALIVGSGRGVGREIAIQLAYLGARVVCVDHNECNNNKTVSYIKRKGGTALSYTCDITKKENVVHLAEQIRNEVGFISMVFYCCGIPSPRSLITQPPQDIHDTLDLTLTSYFWIIDNFMPEMKTRNHGHIVALTSVAGLSHIKHQMPLSVAQFAVQGLAESLMEDLRINKINGVHVTLTHIYPFIVEDSSDLRMKIPSYFGTITPAKAANSILESVLRNYPEASVPKHLLFLGHLLRILPRKATVLVRDLLDTGVDFA
- the LOC123876472 gene encoding epidermal retinol dehydrogenase 2-like isoform X2 — translated: MASYLSSILSNVLNPIFPFKMLLRSYSLCVLMVDVVWVVINAIYAVMQAVYEVFRPPPLKSVENETALIVGSGRGVGREIAIQLAYLGARVVCVDHNECNNNKTVSYIKRKGGTALSYTCDITKKENVVHLAEQIRNEVGFISMVFYCCGIPSPRSLITQPPQDIHDTLDLTLTSYFWIIDNFMPEMKTRNHGHIVALTSVAGLSHIKHQMPLSVAQFAVQGLAESLMEDLRINKINGVHVTLTHIYPFIVEDSSDLRMKIPSYFGTITPAKAANSILESVLRNYPEASVPKHLLFLGHLLRILPRKATVLVRDLLDTGVDFA
- the LOC123876472 gene encoding epidermal retinol dehydrogenase 2-like isoform X3; the protein is MLLRSYSLCVLMVDVVWVVINAIYAVMQAVYEVFRPPPLKSVENETALIVGSGRGVGREIAIQLAYLGARVVCVDHNECNNNKTVSYIKRKGGTALSYTCDITKKENVVHLAEQIRNEVGFISMVFYCCGIPSPRSLITQPPQDIHDTLDLTLTSYFWIIDNFMPEMKTRNHGHIVALTSVAGLSHIKHQMPLSVAQFAVQGLAESLMEDLRINKINGVHVTLTHIYPFIVEDSSDLRMKIPSYFGTITPAKAANSILESVLRNYPEASVPKHLLFLGHLLRILPRKATVLVRDLLDTGVDFA